DNA from Methanosphaera sp. WGK6:
CCATCAACTATAGTTCAAAATAATAGTGATGAAGAAATACCAGAAACTACATTATATGATGCTGCTTGTTTTGCAAGTAGTTATAGTAGTGCATGGACTGAAGGATTTAGTTCATATGACTCTTATTGGGTTACTCTTGATCAAGTATCTAAAACACCAAATCCTGGAGAATTTCTTAAAAAAGGTGCTTTTGTAATAAGAGGTAAAAAGAATTTCATACGTAATGTTCCAGTACTTATTGGAATTGGTGTTGTTGAATATGATAATGATAAAAGAATTATGGCTGGTCCTGTTGAATGTGTTAAGAATATGACAGATAATTTTGTAATTGTAAAACCAGGATTTACTAAAAAAGAAAGAATATCTAAAGAAATTCTTAATAAAATAGATTCAGAAAAAATATTTAATATAGATGATATTGTACGTAACTTACCTAGTGGTAAGTGTGATTTATTAGATATTAGAGAATATAATCAAAAATATGGAAAGATTAGATAAGAAATGGATTTTTCCATTATTCTTATTAAAAAAAAGTATAGGATATAATATTATTAAATCTTTCCTTCTAATAAGAATTTTATAATTTTTTATATATAAAGTTTAGTTTCATTAAATTAAACTAAAAGAGTATTTTAGTTTAATCTTCAATATATTCTTCTCCTGGCTGTAATGCTACTGTAAATGTACCTATACTTTCATCTTCAACCAATCTTGCAAAAAGATCAGTGTCTTGTTCTATTTCAGGGAATGTATTATAATGCATTGGTATAACTATACGTGATTGAGTCCATGCAGCTGCTATTGCAGCATCTTCTATACCCATTGTGAATTTATCACCAATAGGTAGTAATGATATATCTGGTTTATATATATCTCCTATAACCATTTTCATATCACCAAATAGTCCAGTATCTCCTGCATGATATATTTTTTTACCACTTTCAAGTGTTATTATAAATCCTACTGCAACTCCTCCTTCTTCTAATTCTTCAGTAAAATCTATTGCAGCAGTATGTCTTGCATCCACCATTGTGATATTTACTAAATTATTGACTGATATTGATCCACCAATGTTCATTCCAATTGCATTTAAGCCTTGTTTTTCAACAAAATTTGCTAATTCATGTGTTGCTATCACTGTTGCTCCAGAATTATTTGCTATTTCAAGTGTATCTCCAAAATGATCCATATGTCCATGTGTTACTAGTATTATATCTGGTTTTAATAACTCAACTGGTGTTGAACATGCAGGATTACTGCTGATGAATGGGTCTATTAATATATTTAATCCTTCTTCTGAAATTATTTTAAATGCTGCGTGTCCTAAGT
Protein-coding regions in this window:
- a CDS encoding metal-dependent hydrolase produces the protein MKIEYLGHAAFKIISEEGLNILIDPFISSNPACSTPVELLKPDIILVTHGHMDHFGDTLEIANNSGATVIATHELANFVEKQGLNAIGMNIGGSISVNNLVNITMVDARHTAAIDFTEELEEGGVAVGFIITLESGKKIYHAGDTGLFGDMKMVIGDIYKPDISLLPIGDKFTMGIEDAAIAAAWTQSRIVIPMHYNTFPEIEQDTDLFARLVEDESIGTFTVALQPGEEYIED